From a region of the Actinomadura luzonensis genome:
- a CDS encoding DNA glycosylase AlkZ-like family protein has translation MAGVLDGRALNRATLARQLLLDRADLPVLDAVAHLCGLQAQEPQEPFVGLWSRLRAFDPAALSALLTGRRVVRTHVAAAGAGHLPSRAGRAGPGRAGGARAGRDGGRRGALDERAGARGGRSVAVRGARRSRRGGSGGRGRACGTC, from the coding sequence ATGGCCGGGGTTCTGGACGGGCGGGCGCTGAACCGGGCGACGTTGGCGCGGCAGCTGCTGCTCGACCGCGCGGATCTGCCCGTGCTCGACGCCGTCGCGCACCTGTGCGGGTTGCAGGCGCAGGAGCCGCAGGAGCCGTTCGTCGGGCTCTGGTCGCGGTTGCGGGCCTTCGACCCGGCGGCGCTCTCGGCGCTGCTCACGGGGCGGCGGGTGGTGCGGACGCATGTTGCGGCAGCGGGTGCTGGGCACCTACCGTCACGAGCTGGCCGGGCTGGACCTGGACGCGCTGGCGGGGCTCGGGCGGGCCGTGATGGCGGACGGCGAGGCGCGCTCGATGAGCGAGCTGGTGCGCGAGGTGGTCGATCGGTGGCCGTTCGAGGAGCCCGCCGGTCCCGGCGCGGCGGCTCTGGCGGGCGAGGGCGGGCGTGCGGAACGTGCTGA
- a CDS encoding DNA glycosylase AlkZ-like family protein translates to MRNVLMSAWLGRDLDRHPGPEGDDQTGRALVRRYLAAFGPAAVADVRAWSGLAGLPAAVTAMRDELVTFRDERGRVLLDLPDAPRPDPGVPAPVRFLPAFDNAILGYHDRGRIIPDEHRGLSVTGARMVLVDGRVAATWHVDGGAVVVTPLRELSRGERAGVAEEGEALAALLARNQIKDQEADDRAEGGRGRGVRFAAPAP, encoded by the coding sequence GTGCGGAACGTGCTGATGTCGGCGTGGCTGGGGCGCGACCTCGACCGCCACCCCGGTCCCGAGGGGGACGATCAGACCGGACGGGCGCTCGTGCGGCGGTACCTGGCGGCGTTCGGGCCCGCCGCCGTGGCCGACGTCCGGGCCTGGAGCGGTCTCGCCGGGTTGCCGGCCGCCGTGACGGCGATGCGGGACGAGCTGGTGACCTTCCGGGACGAGCGGGGCCGGGTGCTGCTGGACCTGCCGGACGCGCCGCGCCCCGATCCCGGGGTCCCCGCTCCGGTGCGGTTCCTGCCCGCGTTCGACAACGCGATCCTCGGCTACCACGATCGCGGCCGGATCATCCCGGACGAGCATCGCGGGCTGTCGGTCACCGGGGCGCGCATGGTGCTGGTGGACGGCCGGGTGGCCGCGACCTGGCACGTCGACGGCGGCGCCGTGGTCGTCACCCCGCTGCGCGAGCTGTCCCGCGGCGAACGAGCCGGCGTCGCGGAGGAGGGCGAGGCGCTGGCGGCGTTGCTCGCGCGGAACCAGATCAAGGACCAGGAAGCGGATGACCGAGCAGAGGGCGGGCGCGGTCGTGGTGTGCGGTTCGCCGCGCCCGCCCCCTGA